One Prunus dulcis chromosome 8, ALMONDv2, whole genome shotgun sequence DNA window includes the following coding sequences:
- the LOC117638500 gene encoding F-box/FBD/LRR-repeat protein At5g22700-like, whose product MAIKRKTAIENTNSSKKLQTLEYYESREDDHDRDREDVTIPSFPGLVIDQILQHLPTTLAVSVSIFSKQWKGVWSSVPVLDFDEGEPYDNDEKLENLRRKKFIKFLRGCLKFREKDKCLDKFRLRMRYRGKSRNIEKWLGFAIERSVKVLEISLPRKPKFKYYCLSKTILNAKSITTLNLESLRITDDSTSHPISLPSVKTLSLKTVHFGRRAFSNLISRCPSIECLTLISCNFAILNGTVKVSFCSLESF is encoded by the coding sequence ATGGCTATCAAGAGAAAAACTGCCATAGAAAACACAAATTCAAGTAAAAAGCTCCAAACCCTAGAGTACTATGAATCAAGGGAAGATGATCACGATCGTGACCGAGAAGACGTCACAATACCTAGCTTTCCTGGCCTTGTTATCGATCAAATCCTCCAACACCTTCCCACTACACTTGCCGTAAGCGTGAGCATATTTTCTAAGCAATGGAAAGGTGTATGGTCTTCGGTCCCCGTATTAGATTTTGACGAGGGCGAGCCCTATGATAACGACGAAAAGCTCGAAAATCTTCGACGGAAGAAGTTCATTAAATTCTTAAGAGGGTGTTTGAAATTTCGAGAGAAAGACAAGTGCTTGGATAAGTTCAGGCTTCGCATGAGATACCGTGGGAAAAGTAGAAACATAGAAAAGTGGTTGGGCTTTGCAATTGAGAGAAGCGTCAAAGTGTTAGAGATCAGTCTTCCAAGAAAACCTAAATTCAAATACTATTGCCTATCCAAGACCATTCTTAATGCAAAATCTATAACAACCTTAAATTTGGAGAGTTTGAGAATAACTGATGATAGCACATCTCATCCCATAAGCCTTCCATCTGTGAAAACTTTGTCACTCAAAACTGTGCACTTTGGTCGCCGGGCCTTCTCCAATTTAATTTCACGGTGCCCTTCTATCGAGTGCTTGACACTAATTTCGTGTAATTTTGCCATCTTGAATGGAACAGTTAAAGTTTCGTTTTGCAGTCTTGAATCCTTTTGA
- the LOC117638501 gene encoding F-box protein At5g03100-like, giving the protein MAYKGETRSRNKPNTNTRLRKKKFVETKAMASTRPYNYLPGLIIYHILQLLPTKLAAQASFVSKQWAEAWSSIPVFGFKEGDPYNHDGNFRLRMRYQGDAKVLDAWLRSAVERSVKELDISLRNVPTVKPYCLPQTLFDAKLLTTLSLEDVRIEDNADQPISLPSLKSMSYKMVDFEGMALSNLISACPWIEHLSLNLCDLGSWTWKLKISSSSLKSFEIFDCYSRHIEVEAKNLESFKFDSDFELLESMALFDCTNMKCINIFSQHLQHLILYALCQNSVEATINTPNLHSFDFSGYLMANVSMAPLKFLSDATLILLDHIRGPTFSLPLNHFSTLRDYLEHFECSKKLKLYIHDAEGVMFPEDFREAFPSPLPNLKHLNIVMNSAVEGIQSELMESLHWMAPSVENPSIESLSRTNSSSTITGK; this is encoded by the exons ATGGCTTACAAGGGAGAAACACGCAGCCGCAACAAgccaaacacaaacacaaggctgcggaaaaaaaaatttgtggaGACAAAAGCCATGGCCTCAACAAGACCTTATAATTACTTACCCGGCCTCATTATCTACCATATCCTCCAACTCCTTCCCACAAAACTTGCAGCCCAGGCTAGCTTTGTTTCCAAGCAATGGGCAGAGGCATGGTCCTCGATCCCTGTGTTCGGTTTCAAGGAGGGCGATCCATACAATCATGACGGAAATTTCAGGCTCCGAATGAGGTACCAGGGAGATGCGAAAGTCCTAGATGCATGGTTGAGATCTGCAGTTGAGAGAAGCGTGAAAGAGTTAGATATAAGCCTTCGAAACGTACCGACCGTCAAACCCTACTGCTTGCCCCAAACCCTTTTTGATGCAAAGCTTTTAACCACTCTCAGTTTGGAGGATGTGAGAATAGAGGACAATGCTGATCAGCCTATAAGCTTACCATCTCTAAAATCCATGTCCTACAAAATGGTTGACTTCGAGGGCATGGCACTTTCCAACCTAATTTCAGCCTGCCCTTGGATCGAGCATTTGTCCTTAAATTTATGTGACCTCGGCTCCTGGACATggaaactcaaaatttcaagttCGAGTCTCAAATCCTTCGAAATTTTTGATTGCTATTCTCGCCACATTGAAGTTGAAGCCAAGAATCTCGAGTCCTTTAAATTTGATTCGGACTTTGAATTGCTTGAGAGCATGGCATTGTTTGATTGCACCAACATGAAATGCATTAACATTTTCAGCCAGCATCTTCAACACCTTATATTATATGCATTGTGCCAAAACAGTGTCGAGGCAACAATTAACACTCCAAATTTACATTCTTTTGATTTTAGTGGATATTTGATGGCTAACGTTTCCATGGCtccattgaaatttttgtcGGATGCAACACTCATACTTTTGGATCACATCAGAGGACCCACCTTCAGCTTGCCATTGAATCATTTTTCTACTTTGAGAGACTATCTTGAACACTTTGAATGCtccaaaaaattgaaactatacATTCATGATGCTGAG GGTGTCATGTTTCCAGAAGATTTTAGAGAGGCCTTCCCTTCACCATTACCAAATCTCAAGCATCTCAACATAGTCATGAATTCTGCAGTAGAGGGGATACAGTCTGAGTTGATGGAGTCCTTGCATTGGATGGCACCTTCTGTAGAGAACCCATCAATAGAATCCCTAAGTAGAACAAATTCGTCCAGTACAATTACAGGAAAATAA